From the Ramlibacter agri genome, the window TTTTATCGATCTCGTCAAGCAGCACGACTGGCGAGAGGTATTCGCACTGCAGCGCGTTCCAGACGACCCCCGGCTTCCCTGTGCTGTAGCCCGCATCCAATCCAACGATGCTGAAACTCGCACTGAGGCTCGACATGTCGACGCGCGAGATTGGCATCCCCACCCACTTTGCGAGTCGCTCGGCAAAGGCGGTCTTGCCGCATCCCGCCGGGCCATTTAACAGAACCGGCGGCAGCCGAAACTCTGCACCGGCCACGCTACCGGCCAGTACGGCGCGCTTCCATACGAAATCGAGCACAGACCCGAAATGCGGGAATTCATTCCTTAGTTCCTGAAACTCCACTGAGGATCCAGGTGCCCCGAGTCGACGCATCTGTCCTGACATTGCAGCCCGTTCCAGTGTCTGAACAAGGCCTTCGCGTACGTCTTGCCGTTGCTTGCGCGCCCAGGCCAGCCGCTCGGTCATTTCATCGGCTTGGTAGAGGGGACGAAGGTGGCACAGGCGCCTGCCGTCATCAACTGCAACGTCGTGTTCAGTGGCGTCTTCACGTTTCCCCGCGTCCCTCGCATCGCCGGTGGCAACCGTGATCTCGGGCGCTGCAGATAACTTGAGGGGCACTTTGCTGGCGAGCGCCCGAACCGCGGCAAGCTGCAAAGCGAGATCCCGATCAGCCGAGCGACCTGCACGCATGCGTTCCCCTCGCACTTGCACCGCTGTCATTTGAGCTTGCGAAAGCAGGTCTCGCGCGCCCGCCGCGCCCGGGCGCAAGCCGATGTGGCCCTTGCTGACTGATCCGCGTGCGACTTGTGCCTCTGGCCCCTTTCGCACCAGGAACTTCTTCAGGCGCCGGATCACCTCGCGGTTGATGCTCCTTTGCACTTTCACGCCTCGCCGCGATTGAGGGCCCGCATGCGGTTGTAGTACCACTCCCTGCGCTTCCAGATGTCTTTTGAGTGGCCATGGGGCCCGGGGTGGACGTGGATAGCGCATTCACGCCTGAAGTTTTTCGCTTCAACCACGTGGACGCGCTTGCGACGAAGATGCTCGACCAGGCGCTCCATCACGGCGTACGCGCTG encodes:
- a CDS encoding AAA family ATPase, which codes for MKVQRSINREVIRRLKKFLVRKGPEAQVARGSVSKGHIGLRPGAAGARDLLSQAQMTAVQVRGERMRAGRSADRDLALQLAAVRALASKVPLKLSAAPEITVATGDARDAGKREDATEHDVAVDDGRRLCHLRPLYQADEMTERLAWARKQRQDVREGLVQTLERAAMSGQMRRLGAPGSSVEFQELRNEFPHFGSVLDFVWKRAVLAGSVAGAEFRLPPVLLNGPAGCGKTAFAERLAKWVGMPISRVDMSSLSASFSIVGLDAGYSTGKPGVVWNALQCEYLSPVVLLDEIDKTRALNSDGGANFLLGLLEPVSASHFQDAFVGLKVDASHVQWIGTSNDLSEVDGPLRSRFRIFEVREPTDDECVHVVRSVFRALRRREPWAESFPEHLPQAVIDSLLNRTAREVWHALEDACAAAVAQGRRELQVADVPTRHFRSRHPIGFVSAHPYGE